gtcatcggctggctcaagggccggtaggaaacggattgccgagcctaattcaggtccatcgcccaaaaaaattgaaatttccaactcattcgatgtccttcataacatcggtgatgaggaaatattcatatttaattctgataagagtactaagaaaccttcttcttcttatactcttaaaaacgaaaagattccaccaataacggtcacgattcctgacttcaatgcctttcgaaaagaaatcgtcacttccgtaaaggatgtgaagatttcttttcagataggtcgaaggggaactgctcgtatattggcggaatcttttaatgattttcaaaaggttttaaattatttgaataataaaaaacatcaattttttacttacgacactagaagtgatcgtccatttaaagttgtacttcgtggtctcactggcgatcaaacaccagatgagatcacaaatgaattaaattctttgttaggtttttctccaattcaagtaattcaaatgaggaaaagaaccaacacgaataataccagtagtgttggttttgctcctgagctttatttgatccattttaaaaaggatcaggttaataatttgcaaattcttgaaaaggctcgtcttatgtttcattgtcgagtcaaattcgaaccttttcgtaaatcttctaccaattttttacaaaacattacgcaatgtcgtcgttgtcaagctttttgtcatggcactaaaaattgtagaatgaatgccagatgcatgttttgcggctcattcgatcatgaaaaatctaaatgcctttttggtggtgataagccaaaaacagaattttttaagtgtgcgaattgcgcaggtaatcattcctcgaattctctagactgtcccgttagggcaaaatttgttgcttctaggaaaaaccccaaagtttccagaaaaagttcttctcctccttcctctttttcgtctacacacgtcagaccggcaaacaacctgcctgttcgcagtcagcctcggcctacattggaatcacggctgggtaatacccgaagtgattttaatgttacctgggctgattctgcgccacagactcgttgtttatcgttctcagaggtggttgaaaatgggtttccctcttcaggtttaactaataaaaatgggaaaaaaccaagtctcaacgttcatgcgaaggcttgggaaaatccccgaaattcaaatacttgttcttctccttcattttctgatcctaacaattttgttgatttgggtgagattactgaggaaaaattaaaatttttgcatcaaaatttaatggaaatgatgcaacttatgttgaaagcaaattcaatgtttgaagctttccaaacttcttttaattatgctaacaaaattattatgactttacgattccctcatggatccaaatagatgtttaaatattatgaattggaacgctagatctttgctggctaaccaagatgaattctttttatttttgaaaactcaaaacatacatattgctgccatcactgaaacttttttaaagccagacaataacttgaaaagcaatgctttctttaaaattttacgaaatgatcgacttgatcgacaaggtgggggtgtagctattgtcatcaatagtcgtctcaaatttagacttcttccttctttcaatacaaaagtcttagaaacaattggaattgaattagaaacttctatggggaaaattataattgttgccgcatacttgccttttcaatgcagcggtgaacagaaaaattttttgaagggagatttacaaaaactcaccagaaataaatctaaattttttattattggtgactttaatgcaaaacaccgatcttggaataatatttcatcaaattctaatgggaatattttgtttaatgattgctctgcaggttattatactgttgaatatcctaatgggcatacttgtttttcttcaattagaaatccttccacaattgatttggttctaacggatttaggcgagcattgtagtcaattagttactcatgcggacctcgattcagaccaccttccagtaacattttctttattccaaagtcccattgaaaaccctttaaaatcaacttttaactttcaaaaggctaactgggagcgatatttgaattttattgaacgtaatttagatgtaaacgttccactgaattcaatagaagatattgatttggctgtagaaaatttgacaacttcaatagtcaatgctaaagccgcttcaatacctaaagttaaacataaatttaatcaacctttaattgatgatgatcttcagtttttgatacgactgaaaaacattcgtcgacgccaatatcaacgtactagggatccttatttaaaatttatttattgcgaccttcaaaaagagatcaaacgtcgtttaaatttcattcgtaattaaaattttgctaaagcagtagaggacataaaaccctactcaaagccattttggaaattaacaaaaattctgaaaaagccccagaagccaattcctactttgaaagatggggataaacttcttttaactaattcagaaaaagctcaaaaattagcccaacaatttgagtctgctcatgattttaatttaaacgttgttagtcctatTGACGTTAGTCCtatttcaaagcaaaatgtgtttgaaagttcttgtgagacaaatattgatgaacttaaattgattttcaaaaaatttaaaaatatgaaagctccgggggaagatgggattttctatattcttattaaaaagttgcctgaaagtactttaaattttttagttaaaatcttcaacaaatgttttcacttggctcattttcccaataaatggaaaaatgccaaaataactccaattttgaaacctggaaaaagtgcttcagagccttcaagttatcgaccaattagtttgcttccttctttaagtaaactatttgagagagttattttgaatagaatgatgattcacattaatcagaactctgttttccctgatgaacaatttggttttcgtcatggacattctactacacatcaacttttgagtgtaactaatatgattaacgctagcaaatctgaaggttattcaactggtgttgctcttcttggtattgaaaaagcttttgacagtgtttggcacaaaggtttagtagctaaattagctcgatttgattttcctgtatatctcaccaaaattattcaaaattatttgactagccgaactttgcaagtaagctatcaaaattcatgctctgaaaggatacccattagagctggtgtccctcagggtagtatacttgggcctattttatacaatatttttacttctgatcttcctgatgtcccagaaggaaaaggtagaagattatttgctgacgatactttgctttcagccaaaggtcgaaatttacgggtggtacgcagtagattgcaacaaaatttaaattcctttttgaattacttgaaaatgtggaaaatttctcctaacgcttccaaaactcaacttattttatttccccataagccaagagcaaattttttaaaacctaatgaaaattattccataacttttaatggggtttcattagaatggtctgatcacgtgaagtacttgggacttacacttgatcggaatcttactttaaaaaatcacattgaagatattcaatctaaatgtaataaatacactaaatctctttattctctcatcaacaggaaatccaggttgtgtctgcgaaataagatgttaatctacaaacaggtctttcgaccagcgataatgtatgcagttccgatttggtctagctgctgcgcgacgaggaagaaagccgtccagaggattcagaacaaggttctgaaaatgattttgcggcttccaccttggcacagcaccgaagatcttcatcggattgcaggcatagaatcgatcggagagatgggcaacaacatcatctccaacttcagaggcaaatcgatgcagtcttccatcgcagagattcgttctctttacaattaagttagtttttaggatttaggattaagtttatacattttttttttgctcaacaggatattctcctataaatcaaattatttattgcttaagcaaatttaaatcaaataaacaatgtttaaaattaactgtatcaaagagttgaactgatcataattgatctgaacactttaatttaactttaatactgtaacttaaatgtaatgattaaaagaccaataaagacatattaaaaaaaaaaaaaatcatcaccatgggctgtgcacaggcttccgaaaagtacagctttgctatgacagcttttttcttgccaaacaaactgtctcggttttccttaccactcggttcgctgctgtaccgtcggtaacgaaccgtaatgcttcggctacatcgcacacgtgcgagaacccaggctgtatctgaacaatcttaaaatcccagaaaaacaaaaaaaaaaaaaaaaaaaaaaaagtatctgaacaatcggctcaaagcatgcgttaccgaaaatgttgtgctttaagctgtagcgaacccaaccgacagtttggttttcatcccttcatgcctcctgtttcgaaaataatttcatcctaactgtcggctgcagggcgtgacagtttgggcaggactgtcacgggtgactgtcgtgcccataccgtaACCATGCCCGATCATATGCGCTGCTGCTCagatcgaatagatcgaacgagccatctattcgcaccgagcagcagcatacgatcggCGCGTAACGCAATATTTGttgccggtgcaggttaggcgaaaaggggagggtgattggggtgatcaccacccgcagtagcttcaagcaaaaggaaaatacgttcgttcgaaatcaactcagcccgagcgaatctcggctacagtcggacggagtaacCGGACGGACAGagtgaccatactgactggacactcgatttcgttttctggataattttgcCAACAgcacgcaatgtcgattccagagtgcgcatcgatcgatttgaagaaatgctatcccagttaggaaatgccacccaactttaaaaataaaacacgcaatttctacgataaaatcgggctaaacaggaccgtttttcctacagggtattttttgtcaattttttcaggttcgccacctgccgtcggtattgcgaacctgcaaaatctgacaaccaaaaattagacagaaaatggttgaattttcgttctaagtgtcatgtcagtgtggtcagtggtagtactgtcatgcgaaattcaacgcactGAAAACTGTCAccaagattttcccaaaactttcacgaagcataaaaaaattacatattcaCGAAAAAACAatcgcatgaggtaaaacaagcCATCGCTGTACATTACACGagcgctccttttaaaactgtcggggaagaaatattcgggaagctttcatcgaggtgcatgtgcgacattcgcaagaatactgtcgttcgccagtacttttcggaagcctggctgtgcattagaaacgaccatccaaagttcacgttcactggaaagcaaatcaaagcctgctgatgattaaaaatttgatagtaaaattttggcgggcttttttatttcttctactGTTCGTAGCACAGGTTACATGCACGTGATTCTTGGATGAAATAGCAagtctatttatttattttattttattctggagTCTTTGACTATTGTCATACAGACTGATTGTTTAAGATTAGCTTATAATTAAATTACATAGCAATTATGTTAGGTGAcgtcacggattgcacatttaaacttagattttgtAACATGATAGTCAAACAAGTGAGAAACAGCATTGAAAACTTCACAACATCGAAAGAGGGGGTGATTCTCTCCGAAGACAGTCCTGCTTCTTGGCAGCCAAAACATAGTTTGATTACGCAGTCGGCGTGCTGGAACGTATATGTTCAATCTCTGAAGCAATTGCGGGCAGTCAACGGCATTTGTCAAGATATCGTAAACGAAGGTGCGCTGTAGAAAAGTTCTTCTTTGGCTCAAAGACGTCATTGATAGCAAGGCACACCTCTCAGAGTAGGGTGGTAACCGTACGGGATCTTGCCATGGCAATCGTCGCAGGGCGTAGCGGAGGAATTTTTTCTGAATCCTTTCGAGTCTTTCACTGTGAacagagtggtagggtgcccagaCCGGAACCGCATATTCCAGAACACTGCGTACCAATGAgcagaaaactgttttcaaagcATACGGGTCCTCAAAGCTTAGTGTATTCCGACGCAGGAAGCCGAGCAAAGCAAAGGCTTTGGCTGCAGTGGTCGCGGTGTGTTGGACAAACGAGAGCTTTTGGTCAAACGTTATTCCGAGGTCTTTAATAAAAGTTACTCTTTCGAGAGAGGTGTCCCTTAGACCGTAGTCGTAAACAACAGAGGCTCTAGTTCTAAAAAAGCTTATACACTTACATTTTTCGGCGTTAACCTCCATACCGTGTAATCCGCACCATACTAATAAATCGATCGACGTCCTCCTGAAGCGCAACACAATCCAATATCGAATCAATGGTCCGgtagattttaagatcatctGCAAACAGCAGTTTCGGCGACTGAAGGAATGTTGCCAGGTCgttaataaaaatcacgaagataagcggtccaagatgactaccctgcggaacaccagacggcatgTCGAATACGGAGGAGTGAGTCCCACGAATGTTTATAAAGCCTTGACGATTCAGCAAATACGAATACAGCCATTTAGTTGCCCACTCGGGAAATCCATATCGATCAAGTTTTTCTCTTACGATTCTGTGAGGTACTTTGTCGAAAGCCTTAGCAAAATCTACGTATATCGAATCCACTTGCAGTTTTTTACCTGTTGCAGAATGCAAATCGCTGGCATAAATCATTAGGTTTGTCAAGGTTGATCGTTTCTTGATGAACCCGTGCTGGACATCGGTGAGTATTGGTGAGGCTGCTGAGTAGATTCTCTCGTATATCAGGACTTCTAGCACTTTGGAAAAGCAGCAAAGAATCGATATTGGCCTGTAATTCtccacacgatgagcatttcctGACTTATGGATCGGTGAGATTGATGCGATTTTCCACAGAGTAGGAAAAGTACCTTCCAAGATCGATCGATTGAAAATCATGCACAGCGGTGTGACAAGCGAAGCAGCTATTTTTACAACAAGCGATGTTGGAATCCCATCAGGCCCAGATCCTTTCGAGGGATCAAGAGAATTTAGCACTTTCAGAACTTCTTGTTCACTGAAAACGGGTTGCGGTAGAATGATGTCATAGCTAGGAAGTGTATCAAAGTACACATTATTACAATCAGGAGTGACTGGGCTATACACGCtgctaaaaaaatttgcaaacaagTCAGCTGACTCTTTGATGCTTTCCGATGTGCGTCCTTGAAGCGTCACAGACGATGGGATACAGTTAGTAAGGCGGCGGCTATTGATGTATTTCCAGAATGTCGAAGGATCTTGTTTCACGTTGCGTTcgatgttagaaatatattggtTGAAAACAGCGTTGCGAAGAGTCGAATATTCAATCTCTAGCCTTGAGAGCATTGACTTGTTTTGGTCCGTTCTGTCTCGAAGGTAGCGTTTACGGGCTTTGCGAACTAAGTTTAAGTCTActtttgggataaaaaaaatactcttaaTTGCCTGTTCGGAGTAAATTGATTAGAACAGTAGTGGTTTTCAATGTGGTCCCTGGGGGCGTTGAAAGTCTACAGGAGTATGTAGCGCGTAAAGTGTGGATGCAATGATTAATCTTCataatgaattgacttcttcagctgaataactatttggactgttTGCTGAAAACTATggttccagcttttaggaaccaacCATTTTGATCAGCTTCATAAGCtgaaggctgcaatttcaacgCTTCCATAGCGGAGTTGGAATTTAAACGGGGGACTAGACAACAAACGTacattttctggaaaaagttaGAACCAAATCCATCGCATGaaacttaattgaaatttagtctggcatttttagttttgtacaataAAACTTCATAGCCCAATTTATAACTTatgagttattgatgatcatCAAAGCGGTCAGTTCAACCAtccaattatgagaaaaattaaaCCGTTTATTGctgcaaattataaaaaaagatttctatcgatttttaaattgatcactTATGATATTTAATAAGATGGTTGTGtcaaagaatagaaaaattgaaatataacttaaataacatatttttcataacattatGAATTGGGCGATTTCGGTTCCGAGATTATGTGTGTTTTGATAACTGcgaaaaactattagtggaactttcaacatGTAAAtaaactaatcataaaacagtgtgaaattaaacAGCGAAAAAGccacataaaattgaaaacatgcagagtAAGTTTTCAACAAGGTTTCAGCAAAAGTTTTATTaggaatttctaagtaaattaatattgaataTACCATTCTACAGGCAGattatccatcttgaaaagtttgATAATCTTCAAAAGAGGTCGTTCGCATATGTTTACAAGCTTAAGATAGTGGATTTTAATTAGATAGCTCATGgaaaagagaataaaaaaacatcgttatcaattgaagataaaaaaaaagttcaatcaattcaagcttccttaaacattattgtttaaattttttttcgtgatacgATGAATAAGCATTGGAGGgaaattattctaaatttctTTTAGCAACtattagttttttaataatataaaaacGATAAACATTGTAAATAAGCCCAACCATAACTAggaaaaactaacaaaacttacaaatttcACATGGCCTAACATCTGTGAAATCTTGAGCGACGAGTCATTAAAAGAAACAGCGATTATGTTAttcatcgaaaaaattgaaacgtGGAACGAAATTTGAATTAGGTCAAgctatttttaagtattttcgaacacgaatgccatattcatggtaaagtgtctctaattaaataaataataataataacggGACTAAATTagggcaaaatttcaaataaagatgaaTTCAAAGcttctgaaattttcagaagTCAAATGATTGatatttattgttatttaaactggacccgagcaaggccgggtaaaatcagctagtttttaataatcaaataatCGATTTACTCGCAATTTAGTTCGACCACTTTTTAATCCAAACACcctttaaaatagaaaaaaaatgaattattttgaaggtcaaactCCAGGAAATGAAGAACGTCTACAAAATTAGCctggatttagaaaaaaaaaaagtagttcaaAGTGTACAATATAGATGGAGCGGAGCATATGTTGCCTAAACATTTTAGGCAATAAACTTATTCATTAGACGCTATCTTGAAAACTGCTTGACAGATCgtcaaaattttgtacatgtCAGCATTGCATTACTTGGTagtatcactgaaaattttatcaattttcaacactccgctcaaaagttattcacaaatgaaagtgttgaATTCTTTTCGAATACAGTCGAATACAGAATATTTATAAGACGTAAATAAAATTGGCGTATGAGCACTTAGCAGAATGGgcaatgaataaaatttgggaaTAAAATGGAGACTTGAAAATGACGGATAAATatccgaacatttttttttttgcagttctaTTTATAAAACTCCAAattaaaaaccgttttttttcaataattccaGTTGATAAACCTGATAGTCGAAGCAGGATCTACATTCAAGGGTGTACATAGTTAGGATTATCTAAAAATATAAGGGATATTTAAATATCACAAAATGTTCACTCAGAACTGTTTGTTTTGAGTAGAGATAATTAGCATACTCCAATGATATGATTGTGCTGATTGATCATCGAGCTTTAGATACGCGTGCGATAATAAGGTAGCAATCAATTATTCATCAGGCAGGGCAGCATTAATATAGCATGCATGCCTGCGCGCTTTCAATCGATCGAGGTGAGTATGTAAATTTAGAGGAAATGATTTCATAAAGTAGTACGGATTACACCTATTGATCACTCCGTTCTTGGCACATGTTAGGTAACTCAGTAAGTAGGTGATCAATATGAGCATAATGTTTTGATGGGTGCATTTTCGAGCGATCAGATATTAGTTGTAGTTTGAGCTAAACCATGCATGCCACATGCACTTCTTTCGGACCGGGCCAATTTTTTCCCTGATTCCAACCGGTCATAAAATAGCTGAAAggcaaatcaatttatttttcgattcgCGGAATAACACTATAGCAGGAATTCACTTTCACCTGTGCTGGTGTACGATGGCGGTCCGACCATGATGCTACCACATCAGTTCAACTCCCAACTACTATTATGGAAGTAATCAGTTGGACCGAATGCTCTTACTCATTGTTGGTAGCGATCGAACAGGTGTCGCTCGTGTGTTGCGGATGTTCGAATGTGTTTGGAGCTTAACGTGTGCTCGATACTTTTCTGAGGTAAGCATTATTAGGTGGTATTCGACCGTCATGATGTATGCATAAGCTGAACGAAAAgttacgaaaaataaaaaaaaaatcaaaccaatcgATCGAGATtcactttcattgaaaattgccaCCGTTTAATATCAAACGCCTTCGGGGTTAATACCCCGTCTGGTTGGTTAAAATTGGGCTAAAGCGGATTTCTTCGTTAATTTTTGGAATGAAGCGACGTTTCaattaatcataaaaatcaatattataatGATAATTTTCTCTTTGAACATGCACCTGGCAGAATTCGATTATTATGCTGTTTCGAAAGAAAATCGTACTTGTGCAAACTGCAATGATCTTAGGCATTATGCATCTTTAAACTCTTTTGATATTCTTTTGATTGATCTAATGTTCTCGTTCACTATCAagcaatgattttatttttagatatttcaAGCATAACcgaagcaaccaaaagttcggatagcattcctctatcaggttttaTCAGCTTAATCGTGTATTCTATCTAATACGACTTCGTTTCAATTTTTGAGTATTGAACGAATTCAAAGTTCGCATAACATGCTAAACAAtctaaaaacaaattgaaaaaaaatcacttttttcacttcagctttttgatttcatcaagtatatttctcgcgtgagctttcattactttgtatgaaacatcttaagtaTTCACAGAGAATTGCGACGACAAGGTGTTATTTGGGTGCTGATCAAAGAGAGTGATATTTATTGAAGGATATAGATTGGGGAAATCTGGTGCGTGTAGTACGGAAGCAACGaagaaaaattaagttaaaaaaatgtgaagtgaaaaaaagaaagtgtttttttttcttgataagtgccgaattttgttttcaagctAGGTAACATTTTCCGGAGTTCGTTAGAAAATTTAAGGATCACGGCACTAAGCAGGCGTTTGTTCAAGTGTCATTTGAGTGTGCTGCTTTCGATCAATTTAGATACCTAGTAGgtttgtattttgaataaaaacaaaataatatgttAAGTAAAAAGTCTTATCAAGGTGTCGGTTTGTTAGTAGATATgtaggttataatttttttccttcttcgtAATAGTTTAGTGTAcaatactttaaaaataattaaataagtgCATTCCGAGAATGATTAAGGAAAATTGTTACCGGTCTACATGGATTGGAACCAGGTTTTTCAACTGATAGATTTAGTTGCGTATCGAAAAATGGGTTCTTTGAAATACCTACTGGAGGATGTAGATTTTGAAAAGTCAATGAAGACTTTATTATTTAACTATCTTTCCGCTTtcttttgtatttatttatttattaatttaagtcTTTGACTGCCGTCATACAGACCGAGTATTTAATTTCGCTTTTTCACTTAttcaaaaacacaaatttgagtCCGTGTGTGTGTCTGAGGATGTTGGTGGAAGTATTCTTATGCGTGCAAGACTCAATCACCGCCTCGACTTCGGTCTTAAATTCTGGGAACTACGGCCGCATGAGATAGCTTCGAAGGTTTTAAGTTTAATTATGCTTTAGAAACCCAGTGTGAAACAAATGGTTGTTGTTGTTAGGTTAAGTAGAATAGTGGAAGTGAATACTTAGGAAACTCGGAAGATCTCTGTATAGCCATTCAATAATTCAGAATCATTTGGGGTTCGTGTGCGTGTAACCCCTTCTGGGAATAAGCTGATCTTTAGGGGACAGTATTTCTATGCTTGCAAGAACCAATCATCGCCTAGGGGTCGGTCTTCGAACCTGGAACAAGGGAACCACGGTCATAAAAGCGTTTCGATGATTAATTGAGTATTTAGTTAACCTAGGAAACGTCAGTATATAACTGAAGATTTTGAATACTTGAACCAGCTTTTAACGTCTGTATTcatgttgattttaaatttataaaagatAGTCACCACCTAAatagtgtacataaaatttagttttgtaattacatatttgtaaattttgcgcCGGATCCACTCAGAAGGGATCAGTGATTTCTTaaaagaaaagacaaaaacccaaaattttcttttttaagggAGGGGTAGTGTTGCTCCCGAAGTTTATTGGCAATATCGTTTGTAATATAAGTGAAACTCTTTGAGATTCTTGAAAAACTCAGTGTAAGGGGCGCTTCTTGATAGGCCAATGGCTAACTAACGTACGTATGGCCGGCTGCGTTCCCAAAGAATGCATGGATCGCGTCATTTTTGCATTGTCTATGCGGACGGTTTCAGGTAAACCTCCTAGGGGAAGCGGTTGTGGAAGTTTTCCTGAAAACAAGGAAGACTTTTGGATGCTCTCTATTCCTTGAACCTTGCTAGAAGCCAGTCGTGGAAAAAGTCtggaatatatttaaaaaattatcagttGAAAGTCAGTTACCTCGTAGTGaagtgaagttgacctggattg
This sequence is a window from Uranotaenia lowii strain MFRU-FL chromosome 3, ASM2978415v1, whole genome shotgun sequence. Protein-coding genes within it:
- the LOC129758508 gene encoding uncharacterized protein LOC129758508 codes for the protein MAVFVFAESSRLYKHSWDSLLRIRHAVWCSAGRRNCCLQMILKSTGPLIRYWIVLRFRRTSIDLLVWCGLHGMEVNAEKCKCISFFRTRASVVYDYGLRDTSLERVTFIKDLGITFDQKLSFVQHTATTAAKAFALLGFLRRNTLSFEDPYALKTVFCSLVRSVLEYAVPVWAPYHSVHSERLERIQKKFLRYALRRLPWQDPVRLPPYSERCALLSMTSLSQRRTFLQRTFVYDILTNAVDCPQLLQRLNIYVPARRLRNQTMFWLPRSRTVFGENHPLFRCCEVFNAVSHLFDYHVTKSKFKCAIRDVT